DNA sequence from the Cucurbita pepo subsp. pepo cultivar mu-cu-16 chromosome LG06, ASM280686v2, whole genome shotgun sequence genome:
AATtgtaaaacatgtttttgagCAAGCTAAACAAGTGCACGTTGAATATTGTACGAACCTAATGTGAATCGAACATGCAACCTTCTAATCTGGAGTTAGACGCACTACCATTTCGCCACAAATCCCATGATGATATAACTAACCGTACTATCAATGGTTCCAAAACGAATTCAGCTTGACTAGTAATAAATGCAGCAATGAATTCAGATTGACAAGagtaaaacaaaacttttacCTAGTTATCACAAGTGCACATTGANaaaatcatgttagtggaattttgaggtgtcaaaatttggtttaaccaaacttgcatgtttgccaaataaaccccacaagtttgagtggaattttgagtgtcaaaatttggttaactcaaacatgcatgcttgccacataatctcaaacatttgagtggaattttaagtgtcaagatttggtgatctcaagtttgcatgaacatgcaaacttgactctttaaatagagtgatcatgatacttggaagggattattcttcatcttgatgaaaaaccttgagaaaacctctcacaaacactctctttcacatatacaaaatccctcccaagtttagtcactcaccggattccacaatcccgttctaaggccggaggatagtggagaagacactagtggtggttcgaaaccggttcgtgaggcaaaaggagtttgaactacaaaaggttagtatttaaacccattaagttttaatacttatgaacatgctagttatttacaataattgatgttctaaaagtgcctaagatccaaattgcttccgcatgtgttatattaacaccaacAAGTCAGACTTACGGGATATGTTAGTAAGCTGGCTTGGTGAGTTAATGCGTGTGTGTGAACAGTGTGTGTAATGAAACACTATGTTTAatgacccgaaattttctacttaatttaaggtcgctactgtatacatatcatgaacactgaatgcaaaaatatttcatttaaacttttataaaatgtCTCATTCGTCTTAAAACatagccatggacttacgtgttctgaaaaaacttttaaaaacgacacaacaaaagacaaaataaaataaaataaataaacgtttaattttaaaacatcatattctagcctaagtctaagaaaataatacgactaccctatgcatgtgtcacgGTCTGGAGTTACAATGTCGTCATCAGCCATACAGGAATGtattgccttaacctgaaagagaggtagcacgtgacttgagtattttaaaaaatactcagtaatgGGCAGCTtagatgtgtaccatatactattggggttaaatgcaagaacatgtgaaTGCAATGACAGGATCTACCCTATCCATTCAACCCTACCCTATAAATAAAGTAGAGCCCAAGAAATAACCATGATACATatagtatatgaatgaatttttTCTCCATAAGgttaattactaaaaaaaatttaaatacccATCGTAtctttaacatttttcaagtaaagacAAGGTTCCCATGTATGAATGACGGTATAGTTAAAAAACCATAAAATAGTTCacatttattcaaaatctatggtaaattttaaaataaaatatcacgACATGTATGTAGTTGTAGTCTTAATGTAAACCACATGTCAACATTCTTTAAACTCAAATATGAATGTCAACTTGAATATAGCTCAACTGGTTGAGACACGTATCATTAACCAAAAgattagaaattcaaattctttcactttttttttataagttttctaaattaaaaaatgaaacacgTGTAATATTTTTCGATATGAGATCGGACTTTTGAGTTCATAGACATTTcatatttaacctaaaataattCCTCAATTCTAAACTTGCATTTACAtgcctttttcctttttccaatAGATttggtaaataaaaagtcaaaggtTTGACCTTTCCCTAATGCCCCTAAACAAGTctttcccaattttttttttttttactaaactcatttgaaaaaaaaataaattattttattttaaaattatgatttatttgatTAGGTAAACTAATTAACCAATCTTTGATGATTAATCTTTTAGGTTATTAATTCAtgcttaatattttaaattttgtatgcTTTCCCATaataactataaaaaaaatctcaatataaaaatattaaaatttataagtagAATGTAACGTAGCTTAGCTAGTTAAATGATGATCACGTTTGATAATTTTAAGATCGACTATGACGTACCTAAATGCAACTTAGCGAGTGAGAACACAAATATAatcttgacaaaaaaaaaaaaaaaaaaaaaaaaaaaaaaaaaaaaaaaaaaaaaaaaaaaaaaaaaaaaNCTCTACCATCACAAATTAGGGGTGTTCATATGATCCAAGAATCCAATCAAGCCAGACTATCTAACCTAAACCATCAAGGTtcggttgggttaggttgaattCTTGGAAAATCAAAAACTTGTGCCCTTTCatgatttgacattttttttaatcaggTCAACTCAATCAGTCCaaccaacctgaaaatagggttacaattcaactcaatcataccctacttttaagattattatgaattaagaatatttgacatttgtaaccCATGTTAGTGATACATTTtgacttgtgaatgtttgatatttgagttttatgtaattttagttattaataaaacatGTATCGTACATAAATatgactttttaaaataatttaaaaaaaaaaaacagacgatgtaacccaactcaacttgAAAGTAGAGGGTTATGTTGGGTTGTGATCGCGTTGCTCGAGCCACCAATCCAACTAACctgaaattttgggttgggttgtggtCGATTTGCTCGAGCCACCAATCCAACTAACCTGACattttgggttggttcaaaagatttttaaatctaacccaaatcaactcgaaaataaaacattgggttgggttgggttgtgtttGCGTTGCTTGAGCCACAAATCCAACTAAtctgaaattttgggttggttccaaaagatttttaaatctaaCCCAAATCAACTTGataatagagggttgggttgggttgtggtCACTTTGCTCGAGCCACCAATCCAACTAAtctgaaattttgggttggttctAAAAGATCTTTAAATCTAACCCAAATCAACTTGataatagagggttgggttgggttgtggtCACTTTGCTCGAGCCACCAATCTAATTAACCTGACATCTTAGGTtgattcaaaagatttttaaacCTAACCCAAATCAATTGGAAGAtagagggttgagttgggttgggttgagttgtgatCGTGTTGCTCGAGCCACCAATCCAATTAACCTGAAATTTTGGATCGGttcaagaaattttaaatctaaccCAAATCAACTCAAACATagaaggttgggttgggttgtgttcGCGTTGCTTGAGCCACCAATCCAACTAACCTGAAATTTTAGGTTGGttccaaaagatttttaaatctaaCCCAAATCAACTTGATAAtagagagttgggttgggtagtGGTCATTTTGCTCGAGCCACCAATTCAATTAACGTGACATTTTAggttgattaaaaaaaaatttaaacctaacccaaatcaactcaaaaatagagggttgagttgggtgTAGTTGTAATCGTGTTACTCGAGCCACCAATCCAATTAACCTGAAATTTTGGGTCGGttcaagaaattttaaatcgaACCCAAAACAACTCCAAAATAGAAGGTTGGGTCCGGTTGAGTCCTGATTGCATTCTTCGAGCCACCAATCGAACTAACCTGAAATTTTTCATtagttcaaaagatttttaaatGTAACCCAACCCGTGTACTCTCCTAACCcgttatttttgtttagtaATATATCCTATATGTCAATTAGACTTtactttaatatattttgcaacacaatttttttttttttttttcataaataatttgatgaagaaagagCTCCGTAGGAAGCTTCCGTTCTCCCAAAAGTCTCACAAATTGGCCCCACTTTCAAGATCGGGCGACTGATACAGTCACCCCCCTCCACACCTACTCCCCAAAAGTAACCCATTTtcactaaataattaaataaataaataaatacctcaattttctaataaatatacccatcattaaattaaaaaaaaaattgaataaaattttaagctaATCTTAAAAATACGATTAAGATGCTATAATCGTAATTAAGATATAAAGCTACGACCTTTAAATCGAAATTATAGAATAATTGAATAATCGAgttgttctattttttttattacgataaatatattaaataataaattattaatatttatataatgttGGTCATTTAATAAAACCAAGAATGGAATAATACATATATTAAtgatgatttttaaaaaaaggggttaattagaagaagaaattaataataataattaagttaaTTAGAGTGAAGAATAATCCCAAATGGAATTATCTTCCACATCAAATCCATCGCACAAATAATCCTCTAAACAAAGCGCCTCCGCCGCCATCTGCATCCACATCGTCGGAGAATCCAACGGCGACTCATTAATGGCCTGAATTTGGCTCGGAGACAGCCCGATTCGAACCGGCGCCGGTGGGTGTTGAGCAGCAGGCGGCGGCTTGGTGTTAGCGAGGCGCAATGCAGCCATGTGGGCAGCGGCTTGAATGTCGTCGGGAGAGGAGGTGGCGGGGCGGGGGAAGGAGTCGATGAGGTTGGGGAAGTTGAGACGGGCGTTGGGGCCGCGGAGGTGGAGAGCGGCGACGTCGTAGGCGGCGGCGGCCATTTGGGGAAGGTGGTAGCTGCCGAGCCAGATGCGGGTTTTTTTGCCGGGTTGGCGGATTTCGGAGACCCATTTGCCCCATTTGCGTTTACGGACGCCGGTGTAAGTGGGTTCGGCCATGGAGGTAAGTGAGTGAAGGGGTTTGTGGAGGATGGTTAAATAGGGGAAGGGAGTGAGGGTTCGAGGTAGGTGCCGGTGGTGCTGCTATTTGAAGTGGGAAGAGGCTGGCAAGTCTGTTATTTTCCTTGCTATTTCCATTTGGGTTTGGTTGCATGGGTCAAACAATGACACGTAGATTATTATTAGTACACTTCTTTTTTCATTGGttagttttatgtttttctaagaaaaaatatgTGTTGGGTATACCCGGGTTGAGTTTGGTTAGACCAACACAAAATTTCGGGTTAGTGACATGAGTAACTGGAATACGGTTAACCCAACTCAGCCTCGTTGggttgttatttattttttttttttatatgttgtgagatctcacgtcggttggagaggtgaatgAAACATCTGTTATAAGGGCGTAGAATATTATCTCTAgggttttttaaaactttgaggggaagttcaaaATGGAAAGCtgagagaggacaatatttgttagtagtggacttgggctgttacaaatggtattagagttggATGTTGGGTGATGTggcagcgaggaggctgagttTCGAAGGGGGTGGGCACGAgatggtgtgctagcaaggttgctgggcctcgaaggggatGAATTGGAGggcccacatcgattagagaatgaaatgaGTGTTAgggaggacgttgggccctaaagaggggtggattgtgagatcccacatcggttggggaagggaccccacatcgattagagaatgGAACGAGTGTTAgggaggacgttgggccctaaagagtggtggattgtgagatctcacattggttggggaggaggcCCCACGTCGATTTGAGAatggaatgagtgtcagcaaggacgctgggccctgaaagggggtggattgtgagatctcacatcgattagggagaagaacgaaacatcctttataaggacGTGGAAACATCTatctagcaaacgcgttttagaaaccttaagggggaagcccgagagggaaagcccaaagaggacaatatatgctagcggtggatttgggctgttatTCACAAGTCACAACACACCACTAACATCgattataaatatcaaatgtTCTTAATCTTCATACTAATATGAAAAAGTAGAATACAATTGGATGggttgtaactctattttcacGTTGGTCGGGTTGATCAAGTCGACcctatcaaaattaaattcaacctACGAACCAAACTAGATTTCCAATTTTTCAAAgattcaactcaatccaaaccgaaaaaaaattaaccaacTCAATCCTTATCGTTCAAacttgatatttttaattttcttataaatattacGAAAAAAAATTACGCATCAACTATCACATCAATTCTACgttattgtccactttgggtATAAGCACTCTGACTACAAATATACGAAGGTTTGTGAGGCTCGTAAAGCTCGAACCCCTAGCTCACTTGTTGCcttttataacataaatattgACGTCTTCAATACTCGAGACGACAAAACGTGCATCtcaaacattaatattttctcaaCTATTTTTGGAACCATATCataatcttttaaaacatgttattATTAAAGTcagctaaaaataaaaacaatgtcattatccaaaattattgtgtttttttatttattatttgttaaagctatttattgtatttatttatttggctAAGAAAGGTACTGTTGTTGATGTCACAATAGCATTATTAGGTGAGCATGAAAGAAGGACTACGTACAAAGTATCTCATTCAAGATAGACAGACAAAAATGGGATAAAATTTCAGTACTCAAAACTGGATTCCACTTTTCCAGATTCCCTCaactttttttcattatttaatgtaacgaccctaccGTTCTTTTAAGTACAAAATCGACTTTATGACgtttcaaattgatttaagctaaatttttaagaaaacgCTTCGTATATTTGATATGAAACGTTTCGATGAGAGTCTACGAGTAGGTGATTACTAAGTACTTTTGGATGGAGTGTAGGTTAGACCACTGTTGACGGTGGGAGCGTGCAACTACAGAAAGGCCTTAGATCGAGTCGTTTTGCTTAAACTTGTGTTGTTTTTGACTCGGTAGATACTATTTGGACTCTTAAACACTTTTATGTCATATTTGTTGTTGTCtttgaattttagattttttgcGTCATCTGCTTTataaattggaagaaaaaatttagGGTTCTTTTTAAGTACAAAATCGAGGTTATGACgtttcaaattgatttaagttaaatttttaagaaaacgCTTCGTATATTTGATATGAGACGTTTCGATGAGAGTCTACGAGTAGGTGATTATTGAGTACTTTTGGATGGAGTGTAGGTTAGACCACTGTTGACGTGGGAGCGTGTAGCTACAAAAAGGACTTAGATCGAGTCGTTTTGCTTAAACTTGTGTTGTTTTTTACTCGatagatattattttatactCTTAAACACTTTTATGTCATATTTGCCGTtgtccttaaattttaaatttttgcatCTTCGGCTTTataaattggaagaaaaaatttagggttttttttttaattttttttttttgaatctttaaGAAAACGCTTCGTATAGTTAATATGAGAAGTTTCGATGAGAGTCTACGAGTAAGTGATTATTGAGTACTTTTGGATGGAGGGTAGGTAGACCACGGTTGACGGTGGGAGCGTGCGGCTGCAGAAGGGCCTTAGATCGAGTAGGTAGACCACTGTCGagtcttttattaatttgaaatcaTTTAAATGTTGTTTTGCTTAAACTTGGGTTGTTTTTGACTCCGTAGATACTATTTTGTACTCTTAAACACTTGTATGTCATATCTGTGGTTgtcttttaacttttcaattttttttgcgTCATTGGCTTtataaattagaagaaaaaatttaggGCTTTTTATTATTGAGTCCACGTGGCAATTTGCGATTTGAAGACTCTGAGCAACTGTCAAGGTCATACTTTTTCAACCGTGCGAtgtcgtgatcttgacatgcACATGGCCAGTCTTAAGGGAAACTCAAAccccatatatatatttttcgtcTGGCTTTGTGTTTTTCGGACCGTCAAACAAGTTTGTTCAGCCACCCATATTATTCGTGCGTGCATGTTCCATTGTTGCTACACAACATGTCGCATCTCAATGTCATCTCGGTTCCCAACAACACGACTCATGCATCATGATGTCGATTTCTCAGTACACATTGACCATCTTGGCTTGCTCAAATTATTAGAATTAATTGTAAGAACATTATTGTAACGCTTGAGGCCCACCACtactcctcaaccaatgtgagacatcacaatccacccccctttagggtctcgcgtcctcgctgacactcattcctttcaaccaaatccacccccttcagggcccagcgtccttattgacacatgacctcgtgtctacccccttcggagaacagtctcctcgctggcacatcactcaatgtctgactctgataccatttgtaacgcccgttggcccaccgctagtagatattgtcctctttggcctttcccttacgggcttcccctcaagcctactaggaaaaagtttccacacccttatgtgtttcattcttctccgaTATCACAATTATATAAGAACTTTTAATCCATCACATAAACTAaacacaattattttatttctaaatattttatttatagataaTTTGTTTTCCGacatcttattattattattattattatttgcgTTTGGTCTCCTCTTTATATTCGTCATATCAGATTGTTTTTTGCCactgtatttaaaaaaaaatatataaaataataataaatttaatttaattattaaaaaattatgaaaatccCATTGAATTCAGAGAAACAGCTTctttaaatcaataattgcAAAACGACAAAAAgctcatttattttcatttaagctctttaattaattaattaattaattatcttaaaatttgcGAAAAGACATTGACATAGAAAGACAGACAGGCTTACTTACTGCCAGCTGTTTGTGGAATTTTCCAACCTCCCCTTAGTCCATTCTCCTCCATTTTCCACgtgtttaattattattttattttattttatttttttcgatttaaataattaaattatgcaAGACTACCCAAACCAACCAATGAattcatttgatttgatttccgatgattctaaatatatataaaaaaataatttgtaatttttgttctaataAGACGTTTTATGTGTTCAAATATATTCGAAgtcaatatttataataaaattatgaatgtGAACGGgtaggtttttctttttatgtattCTCATATTCAGGtcactaaaattaaatattataacgACCCATCTTCTGGATTTGAAATCTAGATTTGGATCCTGACATTCTCGTTCATCTTCTAAGACATGGTCATGTTACTTACTCTATTTACTCCTTACTTCTAAGAGTAAAAACTATCTTCACAGACCTTCACGAGTCTTTGTAGCATGCTTTGTCC
Encoded proteins:
- the LOC111796796 gene encoding ethylene-responsive transcription factor ERF022-like, with product MAEPTYTGVRKRKWGKWVSEIRQPGKKTRIWLGSYHLPQMAAAAYDVAALHLRGPNARLNFPNLIDSFPRPATSSPDDIQAAAHMAALRLANTKPPPAAQHPPAPVRIGLSPSQIQAINESPLDSPTMWMQMAAEALCLEDYLCDGFDVEDNSIWDYSSL